One part of the Dyadobacter sp. 676 genome encodes these proteins:
- a CDS encoding DUF4374 domain-containing protein — MKKSYLKWFFAAGMGVSLGACSDDDNTTPAPDPGTGSRYVVASAPVGSQGVADYLLTTSDLSQGTISTVGQGIEQDGSYRYYLTHKGKFFSLLYGQGNPGAVTTYALDETGGLVKTSDFQSETVQVFAPAGDDILTIKVPRSGNESASWFRINADQSKIVGEGQVNIVKLAGNGERAHFTWATQVGDKIFAPYMSIKGAAPDVFGTANPDSSWIAVFSYPAMTLEKVIKDNRTSFIGSYFNNGLSVDEHGDVYGFSPASATNSGVATSTRPSAFVRIKKGTTEFDQTYFFNVQEKSGGYKIANQTYLGSGKFLLYMFGDLGKASGAKKLAIADAYNQTFTWVTGVPDVIASSSASYNNNTVSDDKKSVFVGINTDAGSWVYTVDIASATARQGLKVEGGAITAIVKVK; from the coding sequence ATGAAAAAGTCATATTTGAAATGGTTTTTCGCAGCAGGAATGGGCGTGTCCCTCGGCGCGTGCAGCGATGATGACAACACTACCCCCGCGCCTGATCCGGGCACGGGTTCGCGCTACGTGGTTGCATCCGCTCCCGTCGGCTCTCAGGGTGTTGCAGATTACCTCCTCACTACCAGCGATTTGTCGCAGGGAACGATCAGTACGGTAGGGCAAGGGATCGAGCAGGATGGTTCCTACCGCTATTACCTGACGCACAAAGGCAAGTTTTTCAGCCTCTTGTACGGCCAGGGTAACCCGGGTGCCGTTACCACCTATGCATTGGACGAGACAGGTGGCCTGGTGAAAACTTCCGATTTTCAGAGTGAAACGGTACAGGTGTTCGCTCCGGCCGGCGACGATATCCTTACCATCAAAGTGCCGAGGAGCGGTAACGAGAGCGCGTCGTGGTTTCGGATTAATGCCGACCAGTCGAAAATCGTAGGCGAAGGGCAGGTGAATATCGTGAAACTCGCGGGCAACGGCGAGCGTGCGCATTTCACCTGGGCAACACAGGTAGGTGATAAAATTTTCGCGCCTTATATGAGCATCAAAGGCGCTGCTCCGGATGTTTTCGGAACCGCCAACCCGGATAGCAGCTGGATCGCCGTGTTTTCCTACCCGGCCATGACATTGGAAAAAGTCATTAAAGACAACCGCACGAGCTTCATCGGTTCGTATTTCAACAACGGCCTGTCGGTGGACGAGCATGGCGATGTATACGGGTTTTCTCCGGCGTCGGCGACCAACAGCGGCGTGGCTACCTCCACCAGGCCTTCGGCATTTGTCCGTATCAAAAAAGGGACAACCGAGTTCGACCAGACCTACTTCTTCAATGTACAGGAGAAATCGGGCGGCTACAAAATTGCCAACCAGACCTACCTGGGCAGCGGCAAATTCCTGCTTTATATGTTCGGAGACCTGGGCAAGGCTTCCGGCGCGAAGAAGCTCGCTATCGCTGACGCCTACAATCAGACCTTTACATGGGTAACCGGCGTGCCCGACGTAATCGCGTCGTCGTCGGCCTCCTATAACAACAATACCGTAAGCGACGACAAAAAGAGCGTATTCGTGGGCATCAACACCGATGCCGGCAGCTGGGTGTACACTGTGGATATCGCCAGCGCAACGGCCAGGCAAGGCCTCAAAGTGGAAGGCGGCGCTATTACAGCCATTGTCAAGGTCAAATAA
- a CDS encoding helix-turn-helix transcriptional regulator, with translation MLQRMRSRNKESDMDYTGGRVLEEQLHEQRRGEFPLHDMGDAFFEMATIEGGDEHFFNGIHRHDFYEVLWFTDVKPQQVHYIDFNKYLIEPNQVFLLLPDQVHSMEQRGKCGFLMAISKDFFERLIGNDIFRLFRYSTNFSVTISGTRLSVLNTLMDLIRIEYDREKRPAILESYLRSWFLHCIELQKEAGDPSSADPRLQMLLESIEHNYRRQRKADFYANELSISAKRLNELTRRSFGKTISQMISERLILEAKREIGYFRKPIKEISYELGFSEPSYFTRFFGKQTGYAPEDFRRRIAAMYDQE, from the coding sequence TTGCTGCAACGAATGCGGAGCAGGAATAAGGAAAGCGATATGGATTACACAGGCGGCAGGGTCTTGGAGGAGCAGCTTCACGAGCAGCGGCGCGGCGAATTCCCGCTGCACGACATGGGGGATGCCTTTTTTGAGATGGCGACTATCGAAGGTGGCGATGAGCACTTTTTCAATGGTATCCACCGCCATGATTTTTATGAAGTGCTCTGGTTCACCGACGTAAAGCCGCAGCAGGTACATTACATCGATTTTAATAAATACCTTATTGAGCCCAATCAGGTTTTTCTGTTGCTGCCCGATCAGGTCCACAGCATGGAGCAGCGCGGCAAATGCGGGTTTCTGATGGCTATTTCAAAAGACTTCTTCGAACGGCTCATCGGAAACGATATTTTCCGGCTTTTCAGGTATTCCACCAACTTCTCGGTCACCATTTCCGGCACCCGGCTTAGCGTTCTGAACACCCTGATGGATTTGATCCGCATCGAGTATGACAGGGAAAAACGTCCGGCGATACTGGAATCCTACCTGCGGAGCTGGTTTCTGCATTGCATCGAACTTCAAAAAGAAGCGGGCGATCCTTCCTCCGCCGATCCGCGGTTGCAAATGCTCCTGGAATCCATCGAGCACAATTATCGAAGGCAACGCAAGGCGGATTTTTATGCCAACGAGTTGTCGATCAGTGCAAAAAGACTCAACGAACTCACTCGCCGTTCATTTGGGAAGACCATCAGCCAGATGATCAGCGAACGGCTCATTCTGGAAGCGAAACGCGAGATAGGCTACTTCCGCAAACCCATCAAAGAAATCAGTTACGAACTCGGCTTTTCCGAACCATCCTACTTTACACGATTTTTCGGGAAACAGACAGGATATGCGCCGGAGGATTTCAGGAGGAGGATCGCGGCGATGTATGATCAGGAATGA
- a CDS encoding DinB family protein has product MNTVELLIYQNANAYEWTNKLVENIPFEKWEIIPDTIESSISWQVGHLIVSHYFHSVMVIRGHQMDILRQLPVREYSDYFTIARAEQSVGKFTPEKLLADLKIMQQKSLEILATVTMEELENPLEPTPTPHPVATNKFEAIDWNMKHTMYHCGQIGVLRRVVSERFDFGLRVR; this is encoded by the coding sequence ATGAACACCGTCGAACTGCTCATTTACCAGAATGCCAATGCCTACGAGTGGACCAATAAGCTCGTCGAAAATATTCCGTTCGAAAAGTGGGAAATCATCCCGGATACCATCGAATCCAGCATCAGCTGGCAGGTCGGGCACCTGATCGTCAGCCATTATTTTCACTCCGTCATGGTTATCCGCGGGCATCAGATGGATATTCTTCGGCAATTGCCCGTCAGGGAGTACAGCGATTATTTCACCATTGCCAGGGCTGAACAGTCCGTCGGCAAATTCACACCGGAAAAGCTGCTCGCGGATTTGAAAATCATGCAGCAAAAATCCCTCGAAATCCTTGCGACCGTGACAATGGAAGAACTCGAAAACCCGTTGGAGCCCACTCCTACCCCGCACCCGGTAGCGACCAACAAGTTCGAGGCAATCGACTGGAATATGAAGCACACGATGTACCACTGCGGACAGATCGGCGTTTTGCGGCGGGTCGTGAGCGAGCGGTTTGATTTCGGGTTGCGGGTGAGGTAG
- a CDS encoding sigma-70 family RNA polymerase sigma factor: MSTVISHIPVNHPYSNYSEQALMALVCEQDEELAFRELYRRHVRLLVHTAIRKTGVKAIAEDLVQETFVKFWLGRHKFDIRKNIQAYLNGTLRHCIINYYHQEQKQPVSTLGEEDFLPDNVTAENLDFNTLNEFYEQSLLKLPEKCREVFTLSRKGYSLKEIALQMDISEKTVEAHISKALKILRVEMKDYIVMAILMLPVI, translated from the coding sequence TTGTCAACAGTTATTAGCCATATTCCCGTGAATCACCCATACAGCAATTATTCCGAACAAGCCCTGATGGCGCTTGTCTGTGAGCAGGACGAGGAACTGGCTTTCAGGGAATTGTATCGCCGCCACGTGCGGTTGCTGGTGCACACGGCAATCCGGAAAACGGGCGTGAAGGCGATCGCCGAAGACCTGGTACAGGAAACTTTCGTGAAATTCTGGCTGGGACGGCATAAGTTCGACATCCGGAAAAATATCCAGGCCTACCTCAACGGCACATTGCGCCACTGCATTATCAATTACTACCACCAGGAGCAAAAGCAGCCGGTTTCGACGCTCGGCGAGGAGGACTTTCTACCCGATAACGTAACGGCCGAGAACCTGGATTTCAATACCCTCAATGAATTCTACGAACAATCGCTGCTCAAACTTCCCGAGAAATGCCGCGAGGTATTCACGCTCAGCCGCAAAGGGTACAGCCTGAAAGAAATAGCCCTACAAATGGATATTTCGGAGAAAACGGTGGAAGCACACATCAGTAAGGCATTAAAAATCCTGCGCGTGGAAATGAAGGATTACATCGTCATGGCGATCCTGATGCTGCCCGTTATTTGA
- a CDS encoding FecR domain-containing protein, protein MPANEPFGSADEDRLYNRIESYLSELRKSEAPAGRKLALWNFLGRIAAVFLIGFGLLYFLYQRPGGAAQQPRPDGDLITFTNKKQKIVPYMLPDSTVLWLHPGAQVSHAQPFLNRKVTFSGEGFFDVKPDPSRPFIIYTGDLQTKVLGTSFNVRAIPGEAVFKVSVATGRVEVSDLKKRERVVLKPEQEAVFEPKSKHLEVQAVREKASDKEIWQSASLVFDETPMTEVAHRLMQTFHVKIGFANDGLADCRLKVDFTDQRLPEILDMIDTLLGSTYRIEGDSITLKGQGCR, encoded by the coding sequence TTGCCGGCCAATGAACCATTTGGCAGCGCCGACGAAGACAGGCTGTACAACCGGATCGAATCCTACCTGTCGGAACTGCGCAAAAGCGAAGCGCCGGCCGGGCGGAAACTGGCCTTGTGGAATTTCCTCGGCCGCATTGCCGCTGTGTTCCTGATCGGCTTCGGGTTGCTCTATTTTCTTTACCAGCGCCCGGGAGGTGCCGCACAGCAGCCCCGGCCGGACGGCGACTTGATTACATTTACCAACAAAAAGCAGAAGATCGTGCCCTATATGCTGCCGGATAGCACGGTACTCTGGCTGCATCCGGGTGCGCAAGTGTCCCACGCACAACCATTCCTGAACCGTAAAGTGACGTTCTCGGGCGAAGGTTTTTTTGATGTGAAGCCCGACCCGTCGCGGCCATTCATAATATATACCGGCGATTTGCAGACGAAAGTTCTTGGCACGAGCTTCAATGTGCGGGCTATTCCCGGCGAAGCTGTATTCAAAGTATCGGTGGCTACGGGCAGGGTGGAGGTCAGCGACCTGAAAAAGCGAGAGCGTGTAGTGCTGAAACCGGAACAGGAAGCCGTTTTTGAGCCGAAAAGCAAGCATTTGGAAGTACAAGCCGTACGGGAAAAAGCGTCTGACAAGGAAATATGGCAGTCGGCGTCGCTCGTATTCGACGAAACGCCCATGACCGAAGTAGCCCACCGGCTTATGCAGACATTCCACGTAAAAATCGGTTTCGCAAACGACGGCCTGGCCGATTGCCGCCTGAAAGTGGATTTCACCGACCAGCGCCTGCCCGAGATCCTCGATATGATCGACACGCTGCTCGGAAGCACCTACCGGATCGAAGGCGATAGCATCACGCTGAAAGGGCAAGGGTGCCGATAG